In one window of Frigoriglobus tundricola DNA:
- a CDS encoding TIGR02996 domain-containing protein has protein sequence MDERTALLANVLSAPADDTPRLVLADWLEEHNEEALGRFVRAGVVAARFRGEELIDDPDYYTALATLTDVATAAHPALWVSELGVGPSPLAFGDWSWDSVGDRVMVRIGAALGAFTRGLLAELNVTRGEWYAVASRALVAWPIERVRVTDVPGLTFTVEPVESGWRITGRLKTPRRNVPLSRIALPAAMAPGAVLALSSADWAADQFFPDREALVQGAAKECALIVDDLKEAAGDRWPPPPRRRR, from the coding sequence CTCGCCAACGTGCTCAGCGCACCCGCCGACGATACCCCGCGCCTCGTACTGGCCGACTGGCTCGAGGAGCACAACGAGGAGGCGCTCGGGCGGTTCGTCCGGGCCGGCGTCGTCGCGGCCCGGTTCCGGGGCGAAGAGCTGATCGACGATCCGGACTACTACACCGCGCTCGCCACACTCACCGATGTGGCGACGGCCGCTCACCCCGCCCTGTGGGTGTCGGAGCTGGGAGTCGGCCCGTCCCCGCTCGCGTTCGGCGACTGGTCGTGGGACAGCGTGGGCGATCGGGTGATGGTTCGCATCGGTGCGGCGCTGGGCGCGTTCACGCGGGGGCTGCTCGCGGAACTGAACGTCACGCGTGGGGAGTGGTACGCGGTCGCTTCGCGCGCCCTGGTCGCGTGGCCGATCGAGCGGGTTCGGGTAACGGACGTGCCCGGCCTGACGTTCACGGTCGAGCCCGTTGAGTCGGGCTGGCGCATCACCGGGCGGCTGAAGACGCCGCGGCGGAACGTGCCGCTCAGCCGAATCGCGCTCCCGGCCGCGATGGCACCCGGAGCCGTTCTCGCTCTGTCGTCAGCGGATTGGGCCGCCGACCAGTTCTTCCCGGACCGGGAGGCGCTGGTTCAGGGTGCCGCGAAGGAGTGCGCCCTGATCGTGGATGATCTGAAGGAGGCGGCCGGGGACCGGTGGCCGCCCCCGCCGCGCCGGCGGAGATGA